The Desulfoscipio gibsoniae DSM 7213 genome contains a region encoding:
- a CDS encoding Ig domain-containing protein: protein MEKIEFISNDDKQLFENKGEPPVCEAPDETQPAYIGIPFSIDIIISDPDGEITEVEVVNFPPWASLNMLTELPAADAIASISGSPGPDDEGFYDMSIVATDNDGNQTTSSLKIKVTDYGFSDDPPGVA, encoded by the coding sequence ATGGAGAAAATTGAGTTCATTTCTAATGATGATAAACAATTATTTGAAAACAAGGGTGAACCACCGGTGTGTGAGGCACCGGATGAAACTCAACCCGCCTATATTGGCATACCTTTCAGTATTGACATTATCATTTCGGATCCTGACGGCGAAATTACCGAGGTTGAGGTAGTAAATTTCCCACCGTGGGCATCATTAAACATGCTAACTGAATTGCCTGCGGCTGATGCCATTGCCTCCATATCCGGCTCCCCTGGGCCAGATGACGAAGGCTTTTATGATATGTCCATAGTTGCCACCGACAATGACGGAAACCAGACTACCAGCTCCCTCAAAATAAAAGTGACCGACTATGGTTTTTCAGACGATCCACCAGGGGTAGCTTAA
- the rfbH gene encoding lipopolysaccharide biosynthesis protein RfbH produces MSFKAGDILKTNDGFGLTATLDDRAYYVWPVAMSTTQGEYYVLESADLVYIEQSVTTPVGIDLSYQLKVSEADVDGKVGEVKSSCLEKIWRSDFSRRAGHFYKLFHAPAPFKPGRTWLSCSGKVYDEQEMTNLIDAALDFWLTTGRYASSFEEQLAGFLGVRHCMLTNSGSSANLLAITALTSPKLGDRWLKPGDEVITVAAGFPTTVTPIVQNRLVPVFVDVDLQTYNVNVEQLQAAISDKTGAIFLPHTLGNPFNVDAVTELARKHNLWLVEDNCDALGAAYRDRYTGTFGDLATLSFYPAHHITMGEGGAVVTSDPLLKRIVESFRDWGRDCWCPPGRDDTCKKRFQWQLGTLPYGYDHKYTYSHLGYNLKLTDMQAAVGLAQLTKLPGFIEARERNFGLLYQGIKKYEEMFMLPEATKHARPSWFGFLITLRHGIPFNRQRLIEYLEAQRIRTRLLFAGNMTRQPAFQGVKHRVVGELKNTDIIMNQTLWVGLYPGLGERQIEHIINVIDEFIKKI; encoded by the coding sequence TACTACCCAAGGGGAGTATTACGTACTGGAGAGTGCAGACCTGGTTTATATTGAACAGAGCGTAACAACCCCCGTGGGTATTGATTTATCTTATCAGCTCAAAGTATCTGAGGCTGATGTTGATGGCAAAGTGGGGGAAGTTAAAAGTTCCTGTCTGGAAAAGATCTGGAGAAGTGATTTCTCCCGGCGGGCCGGGCATTTCTATAAATTATTTCATGCACCGGCCCCTTTTAAGCCGGGCCGTACCTGGTTATCATGCTCGGGTAAAGTTTACGATGAACAGGAAATGACAAATTTAATTGATGCAGCGCTTGATTTTTGGCTGACCACCGGCAGGTACGCATCCAGCTTTGAGGAACAGCTGGCCGGTTTTCTTGGCGTACGCCATTGCATGCTGACCAATTCCGGGTCTTCGGCCAACTTGCTGGCTATTACCGCTCTCACTTCACCTAAACTGGGTGACCGGTGGCTTAAACCCGGGGATGAGGTGATTACTGTAGCAGCAGGGTTTCCCACTACCGTAACCCCCATTGTGCAAAACAGGTTGGTACCTGTTTTTGTGGATGTGGATCTTCAGACTTATAATGTTAATGTTGAGCAGCTCCAAGCTGCCATTAGCGATAAAACCGGGGCTATCTTTCTGCCTCACACCCTGGGCAATCCTTTCAACGTGGACGCCGTGACGGAACTTGCCCGTAAACATAATCTCTGGCTTGTTGAGGATAACTGTGATGCTTTGGGTGCTGCTTACCGTGACCGGTATACCGGTACCTTTGGGGACCTGGCTACTCTAAGCTTCTATCCCGCCCATCATATCACCATGGGCGAAGGGGGGGCGGTTGTTACCAGCGATCCGCTGTTAAAACGAATTGTAGAGTCTTTTCGTGACTGGGGAAGGGATTGTTGGTGCCCGCCGGGCCGTGATGATACCTGTAAAAAACGGTTCCAGTGGCAGCTGGGTACTCTGCCTTACGGTTATGATCATAAATACACTTACTCCCACCTGGGTTACAACCTTAAATTGACAGACATGCAGGCCGCCGTCGGGTTGGCCCAGTTGACTAAGCTGCCCGGCTTTATTGAGGCCCGGGAGCGTAACTTTGGACTGTTATATCAAGGAATAAAGAAATACGAAGAGATGTTTATGCTCCCGGAAGCTACGAAACATGCCCGGCCCAGCTGGTTTGGCTTTTTGATTACCCTGCGTCACGGTATACCATTTAACAGGCAGCGGTTAATTGAATATCTTGAAGCGCAACGTATCAGGACCAGGTTGCTATTTGCCGGCAACATGACCCGGCAGCCTGCTTTTCAAGGGGTTAAACACCGGGTGGTGGGAGAACTGAAAAATACCGATATAATTATGAACCAAACATTATGGGTCGGACTTTACCCAGGGCTGGGTGAACGCCAAATAGAACATATTATTAATGTAATCGATGAGTTTATAAAAAAGATTTAA